A genomic segment from Desulfonatronum lacustre DSM 10312 encodes:
- a CDS encoding response regulator produces the protein MPILTIYSPAYCQEQEVAHAVAEALSLKILEDRRIIAEAASTYNLSENKFYRSLFGKPSVFNAFTRERERCVSCYKAVVARHLLEDDLLLLGLAGSLVPKTMTHVLKVCLTADEAFRLRTAARSHHLDPKALAKLIAQEDEARTRWTEYLAQRDPARASPCDILIPMDATSPQDAADLIQDRARRAVTLPTQESSQAATDFALAAGVEAALAVKGHVFRADVKQGRIELRVDMNVIRPERLEEELRAIVRDEAGDAPLEIRMGPDLYRTDVYRPFDFENPAKVLVVDDERDFAVTLSERLKMREMGAAVVTSGEQALRVVEEDEPEVILLDLKMPEIHGMDVLRIIRQGHPRVPVIILSGTGNEEDFQACLNHGAFACLQKPVDFRELTETIRRAYATLDSERGKG, from the coding sequence ATGCCCATCCTGACCATATACAGCCCCGCCTACTGCCAGGAACAGGAAGTGGCCCACGCCGTTGCCGAGGCCCTCTCCCTGAAGATCCTGGAAGACCGCCGGATCATCGCCGAAGCCGCCTCCACCTACAACCTGTCGGAAAACAAGTTCTACCGCTCTCTGTTCGGCAAACCGTCCGTGTTCAACGCCTTCACCCGGGAACGGGAACGCTGCGTGAGCTGCTACAAGGCCGTGGTTGCCCGACACCTGCTTGAGGACGACCTGCTGCTTCTGGGCCTGGCCGGCTCCCTGGTTCCCAAGACCATGACCCATGTGCTCAAGGTCTGCCTGACCGCTGACGAGGCATTTCGGCTTCGGACCGCGGCCCGGTCCCACCACCTGGACCCCAAGGCTCTGGCCAAGTTGATCGCCCAGGAAGACGAGGCCAGAACCCGCTGGACCGAGTATCTGGCCCAGAGAGACCCCGCACGCGCCTCGCCCTGCGACATCCTGATCCCCATGGACGCGACCTCGCCCCAGGACGCCGCGGATCTGATCCAGGACCGGGCCCGGCGCGCCGTGACCCTGCCCACCCAGGAATCCTCCCAGGCGGCAACGGACTTCGCCCTGGCCGCCGGAGTCGAAGCGGCCCTGGCCGTCAAAGGTCATGTGTTCCGGGCGGACGTCAAACAGGGCCGGATCGAGCTTCGCGTGGACATGAACGTGATCCGGCCGGAACGCCTGGAAGAAGAATTGCGGGCCATCGTCCGGGATGAGGCCGGGGACGCCCCCCTGGAGATCAGGATGGGCCCGGACCTCTACCGGACCGACGTCTACCGCCCTTTTGACTTTGAAAACCCGGCCAAGGTGCTGGTGGTGGACGACGAGCGGGATTTCGCCGTGACGCTGTCCGAACGGCTCAAAATGCGTGAAATGGGCGCGGCCGTGGTCACCAGCGGGGAACAGGCCCTGCGGGTGGTCGAGGAAGACGAGCCCGAAGTGATCCTCCTGGATTTGAAAATGCCTGAAATCCACGGCATGGACGTCCTGCGCATCATTCGCCAAGGCCACCCCCGGGTGCCGGTGATCATCCTTTCCGGTACGGGCAACGAGGAAGATTTTCAAGCCTGCCTGAACCACGGGGCCTTCGCCTGCCTGCAAAAGCCCGTGGACTTCAGGGAACTCACCGAAACCATCCGCCGGGCCTACGCCACGTTGGACAGCGAACGAGGGAAGGGGTGA
- a CDS encoding SLC13 family permease, producing MAETIPLTPEMLWVLGILGLTVVLFISEVVRVDVAAVTIMMILGVMGLIPGVPALVPGDQLFRGFASNAVISIIAVIILGKALDKTGLMNKLASLILRVGGQTERRIVPVISGTVGVVSGFMQNVGAAALFMSVIKRIAMRTGLPMSRLLMPMGFCAILGGTLTMIGSSPLILLNDLIATSNRMLPEGVAPMRTFAIFDVTPVGVALILTGIIYFVLLGPFVLPAQKGQDQEVSTVEYFRRLYGLEGDIFEIHVFAGSLLDGKTVADAESLFGNRVAVIGLYQSRDLRIAPAHDIVIQAGSQIGLLGARKDIGDVCQEMDLQCSGMLTHFAEVLSASQAGISEVVVPPRSNLIGKTFQDVRMRKTHGISVLAVNRGGKVIRGNLRDLPLQSGDTLVLHSLWEDLAALEKNPDFVVVTSNFPHEVILHEKMPHALAISLITLGLVLFSDLRLSVSLMAGAAAMIVSGVLTMDEAYKSVSWQSVFLLASLIPLGLAVETTGTAAWIAVQTINLLGDVPVWVLQAAVAVLSTVFTLLMSNVGATVLLVPLAVNIAVLAGADPAMFALTVAISTSNSFLIPTHQVNALIMGPGGYRNADFLRAGGIMTVLFLVVSLTVLNLLF from the coding sequence ATGGCTGAAACGATTCCATTGACTCCGGAAATGCTTTGGGTCCTGGGTATTCTCGGTTTGACCGTCGTCCTGTTCATCTCCGAAGTGGTCCGGGTGGACGTGGCCGCGGTGACCATCATGATGATCCTGGGCGTCATGGGCCTGATCCCCGGCGTGCCCGCCCTGGTCCCCGGCGACCAGTTGTTCCGGGGCTTCGCCAGCAACGCGGTGATCTCCATCATCGCCGTGATCATTCTGGGCAAGGCCCTGGACAAAACAGGCCTGATGAACAAGCTGGCTTCCCTGATCCTGCGCGTCGGCGGACAGACCGAACGCCGGATCGTGCCGGTCATCTCCGGAACCGTGGGCGTGGTCTCCGGGTTCATGCAGAACGTGGGCGCGGCGGCCCTGTTCATGTCCGTGATCAAGCGCATCGCCATGCGAACCGGCCTGCCCATGTCCCGCCTGCTGATGCCCATGGGCTTTTGCGCCATTCTCGGCGGGACCCTGACCATGATCGGCTCCAGCCCGCTGATCCTGCTCAATGATCTGATCGCCACCTCCAATCGGATGCTGCCCGAAGGCGTGGCCCCCATGCGCACCTTCGCCATCTTCGACGTGACACCGGTGGGCGTCGCTCTGATTCTGACCGGCATCATCTATTTCGTGCTCCTGGGGCCCTTCGTCCTGCCGGCCCAAAAAGGGCAGGACCAAGAGGTTTCCACGGTGGAGTACTTCCGCCGGTTGTACGGCCTGGAAGGGGACATCTTCGAAATCCACGTCTTTGCCGGCAGCCTTTTGGACGGTAAGACCGTGGCCGACGCCGAAAGCCTGTTCGGCAACCGGGTCGCCGTCATCGGCCTGTACCAAAGCCGGGATCTGCGCATCGCGCCGGCCCACGACATCGTCATCCAGGCCGGTTCCCAGATAGGCCTGCTCGGCGCGCGCAAGGACATCGGCGACGTCTGCCAGGAGATGGACCTGCAATGCTCGGGCATGCTCACCCACTTCGCCGAAGTGCTTTCCGCGTCCCAGGCCGGAATTTCCGAGGTGGTCGTCCCGCCGCGTTCCAACCTGATCGGCAAGACGTTCCAGGACGTCCGGATGCGCAAGACCCACGGCATCTCGGTCCTGGCAGTGAACCGAGGAGGCAAGGTGATCCGCGGCAACCTGCGGGACCTGCCTTTGCAATCCGGAGACACGTTGGTCCTGCACAGCCTCTGGGAAGACCTGGCTGCCCTGGAGAAGAACCCGGACTTCGTGGTGGTCACCTCCAACTTTCCCCACGAGGTGATCCTGCACGAAAAGATGCCCCACGCCCTGGCCATTTCGCTGATCACCCTGGGGCTGGTGCTGTTCAGCGACCTGCGCTTGTCCGTCTCCCTGATGGCCGGGGCCGCGGCCATGATCGTCAGCGGCGTGCTGACCATGGATGAGGCTTACAAAAGCGTGAGCTGGCAGTCGGTCTTCCTGCTGGCCAGCCTGATTCCCCTGGGCTTGGCCGTGGAAACCACGGGCACGGCGGCCTGGATCGCGGTGCAGACCATCAACCTGCTGGGCGACGTGCCGGTCTGGGTGCTCCAGGCCGCGGTGGCCGTGCTCAGCACGGTCTTCACCCTGCTGATGTCCAACGTGGGAGCCACGGTTCTGCTGGTGCCCCTGGCCGTGAACATCGCCGTGCTGGCCGGAGCCGATCCGGCCATGTTCGCCCTGACCGTGGCCATCAGTACGTCCAACTCCTTCCTGATCCCCACGCACCAGGTCAACGCCCTGATCATGGGACCCGGCGGCTACCGCAACGCCGACTTCCTGCGCGCCGGGGGGATCATGACCGTGCTCTTCCTGGTCGTCTCCTTGACGGTGCTCAACCTGCTCTTTTAA
- a CDS encoding PEP/pyruvate-binding domain-containing protein, translated as MPSTLSRLLEQLPTSTRKREEAISRSVENLPGLRQAWDRLANADTEFLSRVAVCELASRDASPPTMTTLRVQSTRMCVSIFAMLRSVREMSTRDVSDIEGPFRILAQTIHIATAPPGPSEDPELVVPLALVNADNALTVGYKAALLGNVRRLRPRSSLSGWRVPDGFVITAEAYRLFMAHQGLADELNRLLQIHESATLVDQLRLSSELQQRIITAPLPDRLQTAVRAAYRELESAAGHRGVRVVLRPSCVGEAPPERSFTGQHRIEVNVGEDLLLMAYKEVLASQYGPAAMSHRRIRGLRVEDQPMAVVCSAMVDTMAAGQVVTRHSASSASTLVHVLAVPGLAKAVFEGYVQPDEWEVSRESSRIIARRIVDKPQKFTAFLAEEGVSLLANPPSMRDQPALEDERIVDVARLGMELEAHCGGPLCMEWALSKDGDFFIQQLRHVRHASSSGAPGPSSLPRPSPAPSANEEPLLAQGTESACPGLGAGRVFVARTNNDLLHVPEGSVLVVARPLRRWSGVVPYVAAVVVETGGEFSHLASIAREFQIPVLCGVHNATTLLQSGQDVVVDATNRNVLAPPSPQVALPRGSSSLNHSTPHPAQSATPAHATLATILSQAAPLSRVNPLAPRIMPENVRSLRDAAQASRLLACRQILKLSHAPGLLHHLAVPHPLNWWVLDLDDPRLEKQVGRPSSLETQASAFHPVLHPVLNAVWTGIARADWTLYANSPRQFRLFRFIRRLRAAVRPLSAPRPRIFILSGSTTLLNLSLERALFTIQIHEASPTRNALSFLWQWFPPWTPLPDVQNVVVETIRVRGFFVDHAPDGLCAWSTGHDPSELRRRAAFLGALIGFVQRPKAPWNLDFDDPLS; from the coding sequence ATGCCCTCCACGCTATCCAGGCTCCTTGAGCAATTGCCCACGTCCACCCGCAAACGGGAAGAGGCCATATCCCGTAGCGTAGAGAATCTGCCCGGACTGCGGCAGGCCTGGGACCGTCTCGCCAACGCGGATACCGAATTCCTGAGCCGCGTCGCGGTGTGCGAACTCGCCTCGCGAGACGCCTCCCCGCCGACCATGACCACCCTGCGGGTCCAGAGCACCCGCATGTGCGTTTCGATCTTCGCCATGTTGCGCTCGGTCCGGGAAATGAGCACGCGGGATGTGAGCGATATTGAGGGACCGTTCCGGATCTTGGCTCAAACCATCCACATCGCCACCGCGCCTCCGGGGCCGTCGGAAGATCCGGAGTTGGTCGTTCCCCTTGCCCTGGTGAACGCGGATAACGCCCTGACCGTGGGATACAAGGCGGCCTTGCTGGGGAACGTTCGCCGACTTCGCCCGCGTTCGAGCCTTTCAGGGTGGCGTGTTCCGGACGGATTCGTGATCACCGCCGAGGCATACCGGCTGTTCATGGCCCACCAGGGTTTGGCGGACGAACTCAACCGGCTTTTGCAAATCCACGAAAGCGCCACGTTGGTGGATCAGTTGCGGCTCAGCTCGGAACTGCAACAACGCATCATCACCGCCCCGCTGCCGGATCGATTGCAAACGGCGGTCCGGGCAGCGTACCGCGAGCTGGAATCCGCCGCCGGACATCGCGGCGTGCGCGTCGTCCTGCGCCCCAGCTGCGTCGGAGAAGCCCCCCCGGAACGCTCGTTCACCGGGCAGCACCGCATCGAAGTCAATGTGGGCGAAGACCTGCTGCTCATGGCCTACAAGGAGGTCCTGGCTTCCCAATATGGCCCGGCGGCCATGAGCCACCGCCGAATTCGAGGATTGCGGGTCGAGGACCAGCCCATGGCCGTGGTCTGCTCGGCCATGGTGGACACCATGGCCGCCGGGCAGGTCGTCACCCGGCATTCCGCATCGTCGGCGTCCACCTTGGTGCATGTCCTCGCGGTCCCCGGCCTGGCCAAGGCTGTTTTCGAGGGCTATGTCCAGCCGGACGAATGGGAAGTGTCTCGCGAGTCGTCACGCATCATCGCCCGGCGGATTGTCGATAAACCGCAAAAATTCACGGCGTTTCTCGCTGAGGAAGGGGTTTCCCTCCTGGCCAACCCGCCCTCGATGCGCGACCAGCCCGCGTTGGAGGATGAGCGGATTGTGGACGTGGCCCGGCTGGGCATGGAGCTGGAAGCCCATTGCGGCGGTCCGTTATGCATGGAGTGGGCACTGTCCAAGGACGGTGATTTTTTTATCCAGCAGCTCCGGCATGTTCGCCATGCATCCTCTTCCGGAGCGCCAGGCCCATCGTCGCTCCCTCGACCATCCCCAGCCCCATCCGCCAACGAGGAGCCCCTTCTGGCTCAAGGAACCGAGTCGGCTTGTCCGGGCCTGGGCGCCGGGCGGGTCTTCGTCGCGCGCACCAACAACGACCTGCTGCACGTCCCGGAAGGATCAGTCCTGGTCGTCGCCCGCCCCTTGCGGCGCTGGTCCGGGGTTGTGCCCTACGTCGCCGCGGTGGTGGTCGAAACAGGCGGGGAGTTCAGCCATCTGGCCTCCATTGCCCGTGAATTTCAGATTCCCGTGCTCTGCGGCGTCCACAACGCCACGACCCTGCTGCAAAGCGGACAAGATGTCGTCGTCGACGCGACCAACCGCAACGTCCTCGCTCCCCCTTCGCCACAGGTCGCGCTCCCTCGCGGGAGCAGCTCCCTGAATCATTCCACTCCACATCCCGCTCAATCGGCAACCCCCGCCCACGCGACCCTGGCCACGATACTGAGCCAAGCGGCTCCCTTGAGCCGGGTCAACCCTTTGGCCCCGCGCATCATGCCGGAAAACGTTCGGAGTCTCCGGGACGCGGCCCAGGCCAGTCGACTGCTCGCTTGCCGCCAAATCCTGAAGCTGTCTCATGCGCCCGGCCTGCTCCACCACCTGGCGGTCCCTCATCCGCTGAATTGGTGGGTCCTGGACCTGGACGATCCGCGCCTGGAAAAGCAGGTGGGCCGTCCCTCTTCCCTGGAGACTCAAGCGTCGGCGTTCCATCCTGTTTTGCATCCAGTGCTCAACGCCGTCTGGACGGGCATCGCCCGAGCGGACTGGACCCTTTACGCCAATTCTCCCCGCCAGTTCCGCCTCTTCCGGTTCATTCGCCGCCTGCGGGCCGCGGTCCGCCCGCTTTCAGCACCCCGCCCGCGGATATTCATCCTTTCCGGAAGCACGACCCTGCTCAACCTCTCACTGGAACGCGCCCTGTTTACCATTCAGATCCATGAGGCATCACCAACCCGCAACGCCTTGAGCTTCCTCTGGCAGTGGTTCCCTCCCTGGACCCCGCTCCCGGACGTGCAAAACGTCGTGGTCGAAACGATCCGGGTTCGCGGCTTCTTTGTGGACCACGCCCCGGACGGCTTGTGCGCTTGGTCCACGGGGCACGATCCGTCGGAACTGCGCCGTCGCGCGGCCTTTCTCGGTGCGCTGATCGGGTTTGTCCAACGCCCGAAAGCCCCCTGGAATCTCGACTTCGACGATCCGCTATCGTGA
- a CDS encoding response regulator, producing MKRTNVLVVDDQEDFRVPLVKRLQKRNFTVRGVQKGWAALEMMAEDPADVVLLDLRLQDMDGLDMLQMLKQSHPATQVVVLTGYASLESAQTAQRLGALDYLMKPGNLDEILSKINEAVLSDARSDFSQA from the coding sequence GTGAAGCGGACCAACGTACTGGTGGTGGACGACCAGGAAGATTTCCGAGTTCCCCTGGTCAAACGACTGCAAAAGCGCAATTTCACCGTCCGCGGGGTCCAAAAAGGCTGGGCGGCCCTGGAAATGATGGCCGAGGACCCCGCGGACGTGGTGCTCCTGGACCTGCGCCTGCAAGACATGGACGGCTTGGACATGCTCCAAATGCTGAAGCAGAGCCACCCCGCCACCCAGGTTGTCGTTCTCACGGGATACGCTTCTCTGGAGTCCGCCCAAACAGCCCAGCGCCTCGGTGCGTTGGACTACCTGATGAAGCCCGGCAACCTGGACGAAATTCTGTCCAAAATCAACGAGGCCGTGCTCTCCGATGCCCGCTCGGACTTCTCCCAAGCCTGA
- a CDS encoding response regulator: protein MPTASRTSPLAALHVLLVDDEQGFVDVLTKRLRRRDVAVTSVLSGKEGVRALRGGSYDVAVLDLKMEDLDGIEVLKIFKILDPAMPVIILTGHGSEQAAREGLALGAADYLMKPCDLDELLNKIGALARHPGTQAA from the coding sequence ATGCCCACCGCTTCCCGGACCTCTCCCTTGGCGGCCCTTCACGTTCTGCTGGTGGACGACGAACAGGGCTTCGTCGACGTACTGACCAAGCGTCTGCGTCGGCGCGACGTTGCCGTAACCTCCGTCCTCTCCGGCAAAGAAGGCGTTCGCGCCCTGCGCGGAGGATCCTATGACGTCGCCGTACTGGATCTGAAAATGGAGGACTTGGACGGCATCGAGGTGTTGAAGATATTCAAGATCCTGGACCCGGCCATGCCGGTGATCATTTTGACCGGACACGGATCGGAACAGGCCGCCAGGGAAGGTCTGGCCCTGGGAGCAGCGGATTACCTGATGAAACCATGTGACCTGGACGAACTGCTGAACAAAATCGGCGCCCTGGCGCGCCATCCAGGGACGCAAGCCGCGTGA
- a CDS encoding response regulator codes for MSLAKILLVDDEVPFVDTMVKRLSKRDFEIFTAYSGQEALDQLDKHHDIDIAVLDVKMPGMDGIATLKEIKSRFPLVEVIMLTGHGTVESAIDGMKLGAFDYLMKPAEIDDLVEKVKKAERIKREREEKIREAEAREVMHRRA; via the coding sequence ATGTCACTGGCAAAGATTCTTCTCGTGGACGATGAAGTTCCATTCGTGGACACCATGGTCAAACGGTTGTCCAAGCGGGACTTTGAAATCTTCACCGCCTACAGCGGACAAGAGGCCCTGGATCAACTGGACAAGCACCACGACATCGACATCGCGGTCCTGGACGTGAAAATGCCCGGCATGGACGGGATCGCAACGCTCAAGGAAATCAAGAGCCGCTTCCCCTTGGTCGAGGTGATCATGCTCACCGGCCATGGAACCGTGGAGTCGGCCATTGACGGCATGAAGCTGGGTGCTTTCGACTACCTGATGAAACCGGCGGAAATCGACGACTTGGTGGAAAAGGTCAAAAAAGCCGAACGGATCAAGCGCGAGCGGGAAGAAAAGATCCGCGAGGCCGAAGCCAGGGAAGTCATGCATCGACGAGCTTGA